AGGCTACAGCCGGTAGATAcggtaaatacctactatgaaTTCTCTAGGTTGGTAAGGTCACTAGGTAGGGGTGGTTTTaaccatacatacatacatatgcactcacgactgtaatccccgaaggggtagtcagaggtggctcacaagcgagccacccacttttcgcagcacaattgtactcacgtgataggttgcgaaccatatcgccgttttgggataagtacaatgcacttaggatacacatctagaatctagatgtgcaggtttgctcacgatgttttccatcaccgtaagagcacgtggtattattgtacttactccttaattgaaggccaggatttgaaaccactgcctctcgattgagaggacgaagCCTTAttcattacgccaccaccgctctaaCTGGTTTTAACCACGGTTAAGCACAACTAGGGTTTGAAATCTATGAAAGTCTCCTAAGCAATTACAGCACTGCATATCATACTAagttttacttaattattcaTGAAACCGGCTTGACTTGAATGAATAACGCTGAGTTGCTCGAGGGGACAGTTTTAGCAGTATACGAACAGAAAGTAACTAAAAAATCTCGACTTAGCAGAACCGTTATGTTATTTGTAAAGTGATGTATTGGTACTATAATACCTAAGTCCCTAGATACCTACAATAAACTTCAATGTTTGTAATTGAACAGTATCAATCCATAACAAGTTGACCGCAGGTCAGTGATGTTAGATAACATATTATTTAGCATTCAATCACTTTACACAAATCGATCGAGTTGTTcactaaaaaacaaaataaataattaaacttgtattacaataattataattatttaccaataattattatgaaaagaAAACgatgttattaaaaatatattatctaaGTATAATATTCGTGTTGGTTGTAGTGTCTTGTATAAATTGTCAGTATTATGACGAATTGATTTCAGATGAAGTATTGAAAGAACTGCTGAATGAAGATTTCAAAAGTGAAGAGGACTTCACAAATGAAGGTAatctatacttacataaaataatgcgCATAGATATACAGTAAGAAAAAGAGAGTCCAACCCTATTGCATAATGCATTTGTCCACATTCATtacaattattgttttaaattatttattgcacatgAAACAAATTAGTACAAAGACGAACGTTTTCGTAAGGCTAAGATGTCACTTGTCTATACCGATTTAACTATTTCTACAATGTTTTTCATTTCACTGACTTGTATTGTACTCACTAtagaatattaaaattataaaaaatatgccacttacataagtaagtaatgaCTTATTTAACACATACTAGATATATTTCatacattataattaggtttatgtttaattttcaGTTCCTGAAGATGTGCCGGTGCTATTGAACGGATCGTGGTGGTGTGGAGACTGTGACGACATTGatgaaagtaaaataatttacacaGAAACTAATGAAGCATACATCGGTTCATATGAGAAACCTATAGAAATGCAggtaaatttaatgttttcgaTCATTAGAGACAACGACT
This window of the Plutella xylostella chromosome 12, ilPluXylo3.1, whole genome shotgun sequence genome carries:
- the LOC105390233 gene encoding uncharacterized protein LOC105390233, yielding MLLKIYYLSIIFVLVVVSCINCQYYDELISDEVLKELLNEDFKSEEDFTNEVPEDVPVLLNGSWWCGDCDDIDESKIIYTETNEAYIGSYEKPIEMQIQLAVGDMRCVSISGLMMERILVQLVSGSCRGTRAVVRVTPRGDSVEGLAFDVRVYGE